In Erigeron canadensis isolate Cc75 chromosome 6, C_canadensis_v1, whole genome shotgun sequence, the following are encoded in one genomic region:
- the LOC122605927 gene encoding phosphopantetheine adenylyltransferase-like isoform X1, translating to MTNKDLIPELVHFSSMVSRPNSYGAVVLGGTFDRLHDGHRLFLKVAAELARERVVVGILDGPMLSRKQFAHLITPIEQRIKAVEDYIKSIKPNLIVQVQHITDPYGPSVVDKDLDAIVVSEETLPGGLLVNKKRAENGLSPLKVEVVNLVSEESSGEKLSSSTLRKREAHIAGKL from the exons ATGACAAACAAGGACTTAATTCCAGAGCTTGTACATTTTTCATCGATGGTTAGCCGACCGAATTCGTATGGGGCTGTTGTTTTAGGAGGTACATTTGATCGCTTACACGATGGTCATCGCCTTTTTCTTAAG GTAGCTGCAGAGTTGGCTAGGGAGCGAGTTGTCGTTGGTATTCTTGACGGTCCTATGTTGTCTAGAAAGCAG TTTGCTCATCTGATTACGCCTATTGAGCAGAGAATCAAAGCTGTTGAAGATTATATTAAG TCAATCAAGCCTAACCTTATAGTGCAAGTTCAACATATTACGGATCCGTATGGTCCTTCAGTTGTTGATAAGGATCTTGATGCTATTGTTGTCAG TGAGGAGACTCTACCAGGTGGATTGTTGGTAAACAAAAAGAGAGCAGAGAATGGCCTTTCACCATTAAAG GTTGAAGTTGTAAATCTTGTATCTGAAGAATCTAGTGGGGAAAAACTGAGTTCTTCGACATTGAGGAAGCGTGAGGCTCATATTGCTGGAAAACTTTAG
- the LOC122605927 gene encoding phosphopantetheine adenylyltransferase-like isoform X2 encodes MVSRPNSYGAVVLGGTFDRLHDGHRLFLKVAAELARERVVVGILDGPMLSRKQFAHLITPIEQRIKAVEDYIKSIKPNLIVQVQHITDPYGPSVVDKDLDAIVVSEETLPGGLLVNKKRAENGLSPLKVEVVNLVSEESSGEKLSSSTLRKREAHIAGKL; translated from the exons ATGGTTAGCCGACCGAATTCGTATGGGGCTGTTGTTTTAGGAGGTACATTTGATCGCTTACACGATGGTCATCGCCTTTTTCTTAAG GTAGCTGCAGAGTTGGCTAGGGAGCGAGTTGTCGTTGGTATTCTTGACGGTCCTATGTTGTCTAGAAAGCAG TTTGCTCATCTGATTACGCCTATTGAGCAGAGAATCAAAGCTGTTGAAGATTATATTAAG TCAATCAAGCCTAACCTTATAGTGCAAGTTCAACATATTACGGATCCGTATGGTCCTTCAGTTGTTGATAAGGATCTTGATGCTATTGTTGTCAG TGAGGAGACTCTACCAGGTGGATTGTTGGTAAACAAAAAGAGAGCAGAGAATGGCCTTTCACCATTAAAG GTTGAAGTTGTAAATCTTGTATCTGAAGAATCTAGTGGGGAAAAACTGAGTTCTTCGACATTGAGGAAGCGTGAGGCTCATATTGCTGGAAAACTTTAG